From Microbacterium sp. LWH11-1.2, one genomic window encodes:
- a CDS encoding dihydrofolate reductase family protein, which translates to MRPLRYAINVTLDGSVHHEAGLTPDEEFMDFWTAEMDRSDAEIYGRVTYEMMESAWRRPADGVWPDWMDESEVRFAERIDRAKKYVVSSSLASVDWNAELVEGDLEAAIRTLKQEPGKGLSVGGVTLTLALADLGLIDEYTFAVHPVLAGSGPRLFDGLRERIELELVERQEFRSGVVVQRYRPRALGR; encoded by the coding sequence ATGAGACCACTGCGGTACGCGATCAACGTCACGCTCGACGGCAGCGTGCATCACGAGGCGGGGCTCACTCCCGATGAGGAGTTCATGGACTTCTGGACCGCCGAGATGGATCGGTCCGACGCCGAGATCTATGGCCGGGTGACCTACGAGATGATGGAGTCCGCCTGGCGGCGGCCGGCGGATGGCGTGTGGCCCGACTGGATGGATGAGTCGGAGGTCCGCTTCGCCGAGCGCATCGACCGGGCGAAGAAGTACGTCGTGTCGAGCAGCCTCGCCTCGGTGGACTGGAATGCCGAGCTGGTCGAGGGCGACCTGGAAGCGGCGATCCGCACGCTGAAGCAGGAACCCGGCAAGGGCCTCTCCGTCGGCGGCGTGACGCTCACCCTCGCGCTTGCAGATCTCGGCCTGATCGACGAGTACACGTTCGCCGTGCATCCGGTGCTCGCCGGAAGCGGGCCGAGACTCTTCGACGGGCTGCGTGAACGCATCGAACTCGAACTCGTGGAGCGGCAGGAGTTCCGGTCGGGGGTCGTCGTGCAGAGGTACAGGCCGCGGGCCCTCGGTCGTTGA
- a CDS encoding NADP-dependent oxidoreductase codes for MKAVRFHEVGGPEVLQYGEIERPVPGAGQVRLRVAASAFNAADNGMRAGFLPIPIVLPHVPGYDVSGTIDAIGDGVEGFAVGDAVIGFLPMAEDGGAAEYVVAPAEALVAAPTSVPLADAAAFPSVALTARQALFDDGHLEAGQRVLIVGAGGVVGKYAIALAKRAGAYVIATASPRSADAVRAAGADAIIDHTETAVLDAVSEPVDLLLNLAPIEPDEFTALVRLVRDGGVVVSTTAWMPAPDDAERNVRSVVVFVRSDAEKLAELVSLVDSGALRLEVTRRIPLEELPALHAEAAAGRIAGKVIVVP; via the coding sequence ATGAAGGCAGTACGGTTCCACGAAGTGGGCGGCCCCGAGGTTCTGCAGTACGGCGAGATCGAGCGGCCCGTCCCGGGCGCGGGCCAGGTGCGGCTGCGCGTCGCGGCATCCGCTTTCAATGCCGCCGACAACGGCATGCGCGCCGGATTCCTCCCGATCCCGATCGTGCTCCCGCACGTGCCGGGGTACGACGTCTCGGGCACGATCGACGCGATCGGCGACGGCGTCGAAGGCTTCGCGGTGGGCGACGCCGTGATCGGCTTCCTGCCGATGGCCGAAGACGGCGGAGCGGCCGAATACGTCGTCGCTCCGGCGGAGGCGCTCGTCGCAGCGCCCACCTCAGTGCCGCTCGCGGACGCTGCGGCGTTCCCGTCGGTCGCCCTGACCGCCCGTCAGGCGCTCTTCGACGACGGCCACCTCGAAGCCGGACAGCGCGTGCTCATCGTCGGCGCCGGCGGCGTCGTCGGCAAGTACGCGATCGCCCTGGCCAAGCGCGCAGGCGCCTACGTCATCGCCACGGCGAGCCCTCGGAGTGCGGATGCTGTGCGCGCCGCAGGCGCCGACGCGATCATCGACCACACTGAGACCGCCGTGCTCGACGCGGTGTCCGAGCCCGTCGACCTGCTCCTCAACCTCGCGCCGATCGAACCGGACGAGTTCACCGCGCTCGTGCGGCTGGTCCGCGACGGGGGAGTCGTCGTCAGCACCACCGCCTGGATGCCCGCACCCGACGACGCCGAGCGGAATGTGCGGTCCGTCGTCGTCTTCGTCCGCAGCGATGCCGAGAAACTGGCCGAGCTCGTGTCGCTGGTCGACAGCGGGGCTCTCCGCCTCGAGGTCACGCGGCGCATCCCGCTCGAGGAGCTTCCGGCGCTGCACGCGGAGGCGGCCGCGGGGCGGATCGCGGGCAAGGTCATCGTGGTGCCGTGA
- a CDS encoding MarR family transcriptional regulator — protein MSTQPPRLSPTELAAYFAFTEVSSLLRHAVEKQLKDVGQLSYVQFQLLARLGDAPGGSQRMTDLADGVVYSRSGLTYQAQSLEERGLVTRAPSPEDERSTIVAITAEGREVLAAVFPGHIEAVKSLLFESLTDADVEALSRMMTQVSGHLRANPPRSAGRRKAKAD, from the coding sequence ATGAGCACACAACCTCCTCGGCTCTCTCCCACGGAGCTCGCGGCCTACTTCGCCTTCACCGAGGTGAGCAGCCTGCTCCGGCATGCAGTCGAGAAGCAGCTGAAGGATGTCGGGCAGCTCAGCTACGTGCAGTTCCAGCTGCTGGCGCGGCTCGGCGATGCGCCCGGCGGCAGTCAGCGGATGACGGATCTCGCGGACGGCGTCGTCTACAGCCGCAGCGGACTGACGTACCAGGCGCAATCCCTCGAGGAGCGCGGTCTGGTCACGCGTGCGCCGTCACCCGAGGACGAGCGGAGCACGATCGTCGCGATCACGGCCGAGGGCCGCGAGGTGCTGGCCGCGGTGTTCCCGGGACACATCGAGGCCGTGAAGAGTCTGCTGTTCGAGTCGCTGACGGACGCCGACGTCGAGGCGCTCTCGCGGATGATGACGCAGGTCAGCGGACACCTGCGGGCGAATCCCCCGCGGTCCGCCGGCCGACGCAAGGCGAAGGCCGACTGA
- a CDS encoding HAD family phosphatase, with protein sequence MPPIRAVLFDLDGVVRHFDADFTADIETRHGLAPGAVLQTAFEPDLLEQVTTGAISRRLWVDRVGASLGSVAAAEEWGRQPSEVDPEVLAIADALRAAGIRTAILTNGTDTIPAETAALGLTAHFDAIFNSAEIGWAKPDIRAFQHVLDALGLAGAEVFFTDDSASKLVGAEELGMPTHRFTSADGLRVALRAAGVGV encoded by the coding sequence ATGCCTCCGATTCGCGCAGTCCTCTTCGACCTCGACGGTGTCGTCCGCCATTTCGATGCGGACTTCACCGCCGACATCGAGACCAGACATGGGCTCGCACCCGGCGCTGTCCTGCAGACGGCTTTCGAGCCGGATCTGCTCGAACAGGTGACGACCGGCGCGATCTCCCGTCGCCTGTGGGTCGACCGGGTCGGCGCATCGCTCGGCTCGGTGGCGGCGGCAGAAGAGTGGGGGCGACAGCCATCTGAGGTCGACCCCGAGGTGCTCGCGATCGCGGACGCGCTTCGTGCCGCCGGCATCCGCACGGCCATCCTCACCAACGGCACCGACACGATCCCCGCCGAGACCGCGGCGCTCGGCCTCACCGCGCACTTCGACGCCATCTTCAACTCCGCGGAGATCGGCTGGGCGAAGCCCGACATCCGGGCGTTCCAGCACGTGCTCGACGCCCTCGGGCTCGCGGGTGCGGAGGTCTTCTTCACGGATGACTCTGCCTCGAAGCTCGTCGGCGCGGAAGAACTCGGGATGCCGACACATCGCTTCACGTCAGCGGACGGGCTTCGTGTCGCGCTGCGGGCGGCGGGGGTCGGGGTCTGA
- a CDS encoding TetR/AcrR family transcriptional regulator has translation MPSARTRPESDVHDETPAPAAKPSSGANTRQRILDAANELFYHHGIRATSADRIIEQVGITKVTFYRHFRAKSDLVVAYLEQQSAAEQAWMTSTVHEGDALATARTIAAGIGAASCSPGFRGCAFINAAAEYPDPADPVRVAVDAHRAWLIDFFAGIAGQAGARDVASVANQLMILRDGAMVNGYLGDAPALAGSLEAGFTAILGSVGDRGR, from the coding sequence ATGCCATCCGCCCGAACCAGACCGGAGTCCGACGTGCACGATGAGACGCCCGCCCCCGCGGCGAAGCCGTCGAGCGGCGCGAACACGCGGCAGCGGATCCTCGACGCCGCCAACGAGCTGTTCTACCACCACGGCATCCGCGCGACGAGTGCCGACCGCATCATCGAGCAGGTCGGCATCACCAAGGTCACGTTCTACCGGCACTTCCGCGCGAAGAGCGACCTCGTCGTCGCCTACCTCGAGCAGCAGTCCGCCGCCGAGCAGGCGTGGATGACGAGCACGGTCCACGAGGGGGACGCGCTCGCGACGGCGCGCACGATCGCCGCCGGTATCGGCGCGGCCAGCTGCAGCCCGGGATTCCGCGGATGCGCGTTCATCAACGCGGCCGCGGAGTACCCCGACCCCGCGGATCCGGTCCGCGTGGCCGTCGACGCGCACCGCGCCTGGCTGATCGACTTCTTCGCCGGGATCGCCGGACAGGCGGGGGCGCGCGACGTGGCGTCCGTCGCGAACCAGCTCATGATCCTGCGTGACGGCGCGATGGTCAACGGCTACCTCGGCGACGCGCCGGCGCTAGCGGGATCGCTCGAGGCCGGCTTCACCGCGATCCTCGGGTCGGTCGGCGACAGGGGGCGGTGA
- a CDS encoding aspartate/glutamate racemase family protein: protein MKTIGVLGGMSWESSLEWYRLANERVREQLGGHHSARIILDSLDFAEIEGLQARDDWDAAGTLLADHARGLERAGADLIVLCTNTMHLVADRIEAAIGIPFLHIADTTAAAVLGAGIRRVGLLGTAFTMEKPFYRERLEARGIEVLVPNAEQRAGVHAVIYDELVHGVIHPESRAFYREVIEDLAAQGAEGVILGCTEIELLVSAEDSPVPVFPTTALHVDAALAAALQEP from the coding sequence GCTCGGCGGGATGAGCTGGGAGTCCTCGCTCGAGTGGTATCGCCTCGCGAACGAACGCGTGCGGGAGCAACTCGGCGGCCATCACTCCGCGCGCATCATCCTCGACTCGCTGGACTTCGCCGAGATCGAAGGCCTGCAGGCGCGCGACGACTGGGATGCCGCGGGCACCCTGCTCGCCGACCATGCTCGTGGCCTCGAGCGCGCAGGCGCCGACCTCATCGTGCTCTGCACCAACACCATGCACCTCGTCGCCGACCGGATCGAAGCCGCGATCGGCATCCCGTTCCTCCACATCGCCGACACCACCGCCGCGGCCGTGCTCGGCGCCGGCATCCGCAGAGTGGGTCTCCTCGGCACAGCCTTCACGATGGAGAAGCCGTTCTACCGCGAACGGCTCGAGGCCCGGGGGATCGAGGTTCTCGTGCCGAACGCGGAGCAGCGCGCCGGAGTGCACGCCGTCATCTACGACGAGCTCGTGCACGGTGTCATCCACCCCGAGTCCCGCGCGTTCTACCGCGAGGTCATCGAAGACCTCGCCGCGCAGGGTGCCGAGGGCGTCATCCTGGGCTGCACCGAGATCGAACTGCTGGTGTCTGCGGAGGATTCGCCGGTGCCCGTCTTCCCGACCACCGCACTGCATGTCGACGCTGCGCTCGCCGCGGCCCTGCAGGAACCATGA